A window of the Gemmatimonadaceae bacterium genome harbors these coding sequences:
- a CDS encoding peptidylprolyl isomerase, whose amino-acid sequence MRPTAALMVFAASVAVLGCSHRSPLLAPTPEELQIPAPDSFRVEFRTTRGPFLVMAHRDWSPYGADRFYFLVSNGYYDDTYFFRVVKGFVAQFGISGNPLVNQAWRGRNLPDDPVLRSNQRGTIAFARSGPHSRGVQLYINERDNARLDTLSGFGFPPFAQVVQGMGVVDSLYSGYGEGPPRGKGPSQDSLQTAGNAYVARHFPLLDRILTARVTETWGDTLSASMSLRRGMGPVRRPDRDR is encoded by the coding sequence ATGCGACCCACGGCAGCATTGATGGTCTTCGCGGCGAGCGTGGCGGTGCTGGGGTGTTCGCACCGCTCGCCGCTGCTCGCGCCCACGCCCGAGGAGTTGCAGATCCCCGCGCCCGACAGCTTCCGCGTCGAGTTCCGGACCACGCGGGGGCCGTTCCTCGTCATGGCGCACCGCGACTGGTCGCCGTACGGCGCCGACCGGTTCTACTTCCTCGTGTCCAACGGCTATTACGACGACACGTACTTCTTCCGGGTCGTCAAGGGGTTCGTGGCCCAGTTCGGGATCTCCGGCAACCCGCTGGTGAACCAGGCCTGGCGCGGCCGGAACCTGCCCGACGATCCCGTGCTGCGCAGCAATCAGCGCGGCACGATCGCGTTCGCGCGCAGCGGCCCGCACTCGCGCGGCGTGCAGCTCTACATCAACGAGCGCGACAACGCGCGGCTCGATACGCTCAGCGGGTTCGGCTTCCCGCCCTTTGCGCAGGTCGTCCAGGGCATGGGCGTCGTGGACTCGCTGTACAGCGGCTACGGCGAGGGCCCGCCGCGCGGGAAAGGTCCGTCGCAGGATTCGCTCCAGACGGCGGGCAACGCGTACGTCGCGCGCCACTTCCCGCTGCTCGACCGGATCCTCACCGCCCGGGTCACCGAGACCTGGGGCGACACGCTCAGCGCCAGCATGTCGCTGCGGCGGGGGATGGGTCCCGTGCGCCGCCCGGATCGCGACCGATAA
- a CDS encoding amidohydrolase family protein has protein sequence MPRAPRRAFVRWLALALALTLVVPPLSAQRGGRAGDSARGQNRLPLTPARSADFTTTKGSWMSLDVSPDGRTIVFDMLGDIYTVPVAGGTATAITHGLAYDAQPRFSPDGSRIVFVSDRSGGDNLWTMRPDGTDTVAVTHGNDNQYVSPRYTPDGRYIVASRGGTTGGVAKLWIYDVRGGNGTALITEPAQLKTLGAAMEPNGRYIWYAQRTGDWTYNAIFPQYELAVYDRETGRSTVTTSRDGSAFRPEISHDGKWLVYGTRYEAKTGLRIRNLETGMERWLAYPVQRDDQESRAPLDVLPGYAFTPDNRAIIASYGGEIWRVPVDGTRATQIPFTAHVAVAMGPEVRFVYRVDDAATFHAHQVRDLAVAPDGRRIAFTALDRVYVIDSIGGVPRRLAQMDTGQFQPAWSPDGRSIAFVTWDDATGGEIYRVDANGGAPERLTTEAAYYRDLAWSPDGRRLVAIRASARDLQENAGTFDGGLNRQLVWVPATGGNATVVMPAGNHAMPQFSTLDTSRIFIYSPADGLISVRWDGTDIKNILRVTQPPTAGAAAEPAQMAGTDLPDPTVVGDLENNAGRGGAQRVLLSPNGDRAVAQFGMTIYAVTVPHGVGPAPTVVADPAAAAFPVRKLTEIGGEFPAWSPDGNTVYWGIGNVIAAYDLARAQQVDDSLKAAREARGGNGAQGGAGADSAARDSAHAASAYKPAEHRVIVTAARDIPQSTAVLRGARALTMKGHEIIENADIVIRNDRIVAVGKRGSVAIPTGAKVIDVSGKTIVPGFVDTHYHTQWLVPDVHVGQVWQYLAMLAYGVTTTRDPQTSTTDVLTYEDQVETGAMVGPRIYSTGPGVFSSEHIKTMQDARDVLKRYAEYYDTHTLKMYMSGNRLTREYIIMAAKELGLMPTTEGGLDFKLEMTHAMDGYPGVEHALPIAPLYDDVVNFWAKSGTTNTPTLIVSYGAPFGENYWFTNTNVHDDPKVRHFHPENDIDEKTRRRGSGAGDSPGPGGWFRPEEYAFPLHAAFSKGVVEAGGRVGVGSHGQFQGLGYQWEMWMIAMGGMQPYDVLRCATILGAEGIGMEKDLGSLEPGKMADLVVLDGNPLDNIRNTNTIEYVMKNGRLYDGNTLDEVYPRVRKLPHYLWQDKVPHVEAGLTGN, from the coding sequence ATGCCCCGCGCCCCCCGTCGCGCATTCGTGCGCTGGCTCGCCCTCGCTCTTGCCCTCACCCTCGTCGTGCCGCCGCTCTCGGCGCAGCGCGGCGGACGCGCCGGTGACTCGGCCCGCGGGCAGAACCGGCTCCCGCTGACGCCGGCCCGCTCCGCCGATTTCACCACCACCAAGGGATCGTGGATGTCGCTCGACGTCAGTCCCGACGGCCGGACGATCGTCTTCGACATGCTGGGCGACATCTACACCGTGCCCGTCGCCGGCGGCACGGCCACCGCCATCACCCACGGCCTGGCCTACGATGCGCAGCCCCGATTCAGTCCCGACGGGTCGCGCATCGTGTTCGTGTCCGACCGGTCGGGCGGCGACAACCTGTGGACGATGCGCCCCGACGGCACCGACACCGTGGCCGTCACGCACGGCAACGACAATCAGTACGTGTCGCCGCGCTATACGCCCGACGGCAGGTACATCGTCGCGTCCAGGGGCGGCACCACGGGCGGCGTGGCCAAACTCTGGATCTACGACGTGCGCGGCGGCAACGGCACGGCGCTGATCACCGAACCGGCGCAGCTCAAGACGCTCGGCGCCGCGATGGAGCCCAACGGCCGCTACATCTGGTACGCCCAGCGCACGGGCGACTGGACGTACAACGCCATCTTCCCGCAGTACGAACTGGCCGTGTACGACCGCGAGACCGGACGCTCCACGGTCACCACGTCGCGCGACGGCTCGGCGTTCCGCCCCGAGATCTCGCACGACGGCAAGTGGCTGGTGTACGGCACGCGGTACGAGGCCAAGACGGGGCTCCGCATCCGCAACCTCGAGACCGGGATGGAGCGCTGGCTGGCGTATCCCGTGCAGCGCGACGACCAGGAATCTCGGGCGCCGCTCGACGTGCTTCCCGGGTACGCATTCACCCCCGACAACCGCGCGATCATCGCGTCGTACGGCGGCGAGATCTGGCGCGTGCCGGTGGACGGCACCAGGGCCACGCAGATTCCGTTCACCGCCCACGTGGCGGTGGCGATGGGCCCCGAGGTGCGGTTCGTCTACCGCGTGGACGATGCCGCCACGTTCCATGCGCATCAGGTGCGCGACCTCGCGGTGGCGCCCGACGGACGCCGCATCGCGTTCACGGCCCTCGATCGCGTGTACGTCATCGACTCGATCGGCGGCGTGCCGCGGCGGCTCGCCCAGATGGACACCGGCCAGTTCCAGCCCGCCTGGTCGCCCGACGGGCGGTCGATCGCCTTCGTCACGTGGGACGACGCGACGGGGGGCGAGATCTATCGCGTGGACGCCAACGGCGGCGCGCCCGAGCGCCTGACCACCGAGGCGGCGTACTACCGCGATCTCGCCTGGTCGCCCGACGGCCGCCGCCTGGTGGCCATCCGCGCCTCGGCGCGCGATCTGCAGGAGAACGCGGGCACCTTCGACGGCGGCCTGAACCGCCAGCTCGTCTGGGTGCCGGCCACCGGTGGGAACGCCACGGTGGTGATGCCCGCCGGCAATCACGCCATGCCGCAATTCAGCACGCTCGACACGAGCCGGATCTTCATCTACAGCCCGGCCGACGGACTGATCTCGGTGCGCTGGGACGGCACCGACATCAAGAACATCCTGCGGGTCACCCAGCCGCCGACCGCCGGGGCCGCCGCCGAGCCGGCGCAGATGGCCGGCACCGACCTGCCCGATCCCACCGTCGTCGGGGATCTCGAGAACAACGCGGGCCGCGGCGGCGCCCAGCGCGTGCTGCTCAGCCCCAACGGTGATCGCGCCGTGGCGCAGTTCGGCATGACCATCTACGCGGTCACGGTTCCGCACGGCGTCGGCCCGGCGCCGACCGTGGTGGCGGATCCGGCCGCCGCGGCCTTCCCGGTGCGCAAGCTCACCGAGATCGGCGGCGAGTTCCCCGCCTGGAGTCCCGACGGGAACACGGTGTACTGGGGCATCGGGAACGTGATCGCGGCCTACGATCTCGCCCGCGCCCAGCAGGTGGACGACAGCCTGAAGGCGGCGCGCGAAGCGCGGGGCGGCAACGGTGCTCAGGGCGGCGCGGGCGCCGATTCCGCGGCGCGCGACTCCGCGCATGCGGCGTCGGCCTACAAGCCGGCGGAACATCGGGTCATCGTCACGGCGGCCCGCGACATCCCGCAGAGCACGGCGGTGCTCCGCGGCGCCCGCGCCCTCACGATGAAGGGCCACGAGATCATCGAGAACGCGGACATCGTGATCCGCAACGACCGCATCGTGGCCGTGGGCAAGCGCGGCAGCGTGGCCATCCCGACGGGCGCCAAGGTCATCGACGTGAGCGGCAAGACGATCGTGCCCGGGTTCGTGGACACCCACTATCACACGCAGTGGCTGGTGCCCGACGTGCACGTGGGGCAGGTGTGGCAGTACCTGGCGATGCTCGCCTACGGCGTCACGACGACGCGCGATCCGCAGACCTCGACCACCGACGTCCTCACGTATGAGGATCAGGTGGAGACGGGAGCGATGGTGGGCCCGCGCATCTACTCCACGGGACCGGGCGTGTTCAGCTCCGAGCACATCAAGACCATGCAGGATGCCCGCGACGTGCTCAAGCGGTACGCGGAGTACTACGACACGCACACGCTCAAGATGTACATGTCGGGCAACCGTCTCACGCGGGAGTACATCATCATGGCGGCCAAGGAGCTTGGCCTGATGCCCACCACCGAGGGCGGCCTCGACTTCAAGCTCGAGATGACGCACGCCATGGACGGCTATCCGGGGGTGGAGCATGCGCTCCCGATCGCGCCGCTGTACGACGACGTGGTCAACTTCTGGGCCAAGAGCGGCACCACGAACACCCCGACGCTGATCGTCTCCTACGGGGCGCCGTTCGGCGAGAACTACTGGTTCACCAACACGAACGTGCACGACGACCCCAAGGTGCGCCACTTCCACCCGGAAAACGACATCGACGAGAAGACGCGCCGGCGTGGCAGCGGCGCCGGCGACAGCCCGGGGCCCGGCGGCTGGTTCCGGCCCGAGGAGTATGCGTTCCCGCTGCACGCCGCGTTCTCCAAGGGCGTGGTGGAGGCGGGCGGCCGCGTGGGCGTGGGCAGCCACGGCCAGTTCCAGGGGCTGGGCTACCAGTGGGAGATGTGGATGATCGCCATGGGCGGAATGCAGCCCTACGACGTCCTCCGCTGCGCTACCATTCTGGGAGCCGAGGGCATCGGGATGGAGAAGGACCTCGGAAGCCTCGAGCCGGGTAAGATGGCGGACCTGGTCGTGCTCGACGGGAATCCGCTGGACAACATCCGGAACACCAACACCATCGAGTACGTGATGAAAAACGGCAGGCTCTACGACGGCAACACGCTCGACGAGGTATACCCGCGGGTGCGCAAGCTCCCGCACTACCTCTGGCAGGACAAGGTGCCGCACGTGGAGGCTGGCTTGACCGGAAACTGA
- a CDS encoding RNB domain-containing ribonuclease, translated as MPGNVDLDAIARRIAAKYGFQTDFPADTRTQLGALTQPASIPNGVRDLRRLLWSSIDNATSLDLDQAEAAEQLPDGSIRLLVAIADVDALVARGTPLDLHAQANATSVYTGVDVFPMLPDQLSTGLTSLNQDADRLSVVIETVVDAQGEVQTHDVYRAVIRNQAKLAYDDVGAWLDGATPPGLVAGNAALQAQLRLQSEAAQRLKAQRERHGALEFETLEATPVARDGQVVDLALTRKSKARDLIEDFMIASNIAIAVFLESKGRSGIRRVVREPERWSKIVDLAKQYGTTLPATPDSLALSRFMIARRAADPVRFPDLSLTIVKLMGPGEYALDLPGKDPGIHFGLAVHDYSHATAPNRRYADLVTQRTVKAALDGTAAPYTNDELSAIAAHCTEREDAATKVERTMRKVAAALLLAHRIGEVFDGIVTGVSDHGTFARLFHPPAEGMVVHGEHGLDVGDKVKLRLVHADPQRGFIDFDAVR; from the coding sequence GTGCCGGGCAACGTGGACCTCGACGCGATCGCGCGCCGGATCGCCGCCAAGTACGGCTTCCAGACCGACTTCCCGGCCGACACCAGGACGCAACTCGGCGCCCTGACACAGCCGGCGTCCATCCCGAACGGCGTGCGTGACCTGCGCCGCCTGCTCTGGTCATCCATCGACAACGCCACCTCGCTCGACCTCGACCAGGCGGAGGCCGCCGAGCAGCTGCCTGATGGATCGATCCGGCTGCTCGTGGCCATCGCCGACGTGGATGCGCTGGTGGCCAGGGGAACGCCGCTCGATCTCCATGCGCAGGCGAACGCGACGTCGGTGTACACCGGCGTGGACGTGTTCCCGATGCTTCCCGACCAGCTCTCCACCGGCCTCACCTCGCTCAACCAGGATGCCGACCGGCTGTCGGTGGTCATCGAGACGGTGGTGGATGCGCAGGGCGAGGTGCAGACGCACGACGTCTACCGCGCGGTGATCCGCAACCAGGCCAAGCTCGCGTACGACGACGTGGGGGCCTGGCTCGACGGTGCGACGCCGCCGGGGCTGGTGGCGGGCAACGCCGCGCTGCAGGCACAGCTCCGGCTGCAGTCCGAGGCCGCGCAGCGGCTCAAGGCCCAGCGCGAACGCCACGGCGCCCTCGAGTTCGAGACGCTCGAGGCTACGCCGGTGGCCAGGGACGGGCAGGTGGTGGATCTCGCGCTCACGCGCAAGAGCAAAGCGCGCGACCTGATCGAGGATTTCATGATCGCGTCGAACATCGCGATCGCCGTGTTCCTGGAGTCCAAGGGGCGGTCGGGCATCCGCCGCGTGGTGCGCGAACCCGAGCGATGGAGCAAGATCGTCGATCTGGCCAAGCAGTACGGCACGACGCTGCCCGCGACGCCCGACTCGTTGGCCCTATCTCGATTCATGATCGCGCGTCGCGCCGCCGACCCGGTGCGGTTTCCCGACCTGTCGCTGACGATCGTCAAGCTGATGGGGCCGGGCGAGTACGCGCTCGACCTGCCGGGCAAGGATCCGGGCATCCACTTCGGGCTCGCCGTGCACGACTACTCGCACGCCACGGCGCCCAATCGCCGCTACGCCGATCTCGTCACCCAGCGCACGGTGAAGGCGGCGCTGGACGGTACGGCCGCGCCGTACACCAACGACGAACTGTCGGCGATCGCGGCCCACTGCACCGAACGCGAGGACGCGGCCACCAAAGTGGAGCGCACGATGCGCAAGGTGGCGGCCGCGCTGCTGCTCGCCCACCGCATCGGCGAGGTGTTCGACGGCATCGTGACCGGCGTCTCCGACCACGGCACGTTCGCGCGGCTCTTCCACCCGCCCGCCGAGGGCATGGTGGTGCACGGGGAGCACGGGCTGGATGTGGGCGACAAGGTCAAGCTGCGCCTGGTGCACGCCGATCCGCAGCGCGGGTTCATCGACTTCGACGCGGTGCGCTGA
- the nadC gene encoding carboxylating nicotinate-nucleotide diphosphorylase encodes MPPAPRPPGTPRTITPLSAPAVRDMGHLTFPLDGAALDGLVRAALEEDGAFNDITTIATVVTERRARASLVARQAGVIAGVPLAVEAFRLLDPKVSIRIDADDGTRVSSGDTVLYITGHARSMLAAERVALNFLQRLSGVATLTARYVDAVHGTRARILDTRKTTPGWRLLEKYAVRAGGGTNHRLDLASAVLIKDNHLAAVDGDVGLAVRRCREIAAPGTRVEVECERRDQVEAAVRAGADVVMLDNMPLDELRACVALVAGRVLLEASGGVTLDTVREIAETGVDWISVGALTHSVPALDLSLDVE; translated from the coding sequence ATGCCGCCAGCGCCCAGACCACCCGGTACGCCGCGCACGATCACGCCGCTGTCGGCGCCGGCGGTTCGCGACATGGGGCACCTGACGTTCCCGCTGGACGGCGCGGCGCTGGACGGCCTGGTGCGCGCCGCGCTCGAGGAGGACGGCGCGTTCAACGACATCACGACGATCGCCACCGTGGTCACCGAACGCCGTGCCCGCGCGTCGCTGGTGGCCAGGCAGGCCGGCGTGATCGCCGGCGTGCCGCTGGCCGTGGAGGCGTTCCGGCTGCTCGACCCCAAGGTATCCATCCGCATCGACGCCGACGACGGCACCCGCGTGTCGTCCGGCGACACGGTGCTGTACATCACGGGACACGCGCGCTCCATGCTCGCCGCCGAACGGGTGGCGCTGAACTTCCTGCAACGGCTATCGGGCGTGGCCACGCTCACGGCGCGCTACGTGGACGCGGTGCACGGCACCCGGGCGCGCATTCTCGACACGCGCAAGACCACGCCCGGCTGGCGCCTACTCGAGAAGTACGCCGTGCGTGCCGGCGGCGGCACCAACCATCGGCTCGATCTCGCCAGCGCGGTGCTGATCAAGGACAACCACCTGGCGGCAGTGGACGGCGACGTCGGGCTGGCCGTGCGCCGCTGCCGCGAGATCGCCGCGCCCGGCACCCGCGTGGAAGTGGAGTGCGAGCGCCGCGATCAGGTGGAGGCGGCGGTGCGCGCCGGCGCCGACGTCGTGATGCTCGACAACATGCCCCTCGACGAACTCCGGGCGTGCGTGGCCCTCGTGGCGGGGCGCGTGCTCCTCGAGGCCAGCGGCGGCGTGACGCTCGACACGGTGCGCGAGATCGCCGAGACGGGAGTGGACTGGATCTCGGTGGGAGCGCTCACCCACTCCGTGCCGGCGCTCGATCTCTCGCTCGACGTCGAGTAG
- the nadA gene encoding quinolinate synthase NadA, whose protein sequence is MATNTPPTRDAGSAALHDEIRALAATRHAVILAHNYERPEVQDVAHYVGDSLGLSREAARTDADVIIFCGVHFMAETAAILSPAKTVLLPDLAAGCSLAATIDAGELRAWKDEHPEAVVVAYVNTTAAVKAESDYCCTSGNAVDVVNAIPADREILFLPDMFLGAHVRRMTGRDNIHVWMGECHVHAAIDPEHLALQRAAHPHAEFLIHPECGCSTSVLEALSAGDVDADGVEILSTEGMIRRPAHSSADEFIVATEVGILHRLRREYPGKTFFAANERASCAYMKVTTLPKVLRALQRNEHHITVPPDIARRARRAIERMVSIGGTSALAPVGDPGE, encoded by the coding sequence ATGGCCACGAACACCCCACCCACCCGCGACGCCGGTTCCGCCGCGCTGCACGACGAGATCCGCGCCCTCGCCGCCACGCGCCACGCGGTGATCCTCGCCCACAACTACGAACGCCCCGAAGTGCAGGACGTGGCCCACTACGTGGGCGACTCGCTGGGGCTGTCGCGCGAAGCGGCCCGGACCGACGCCGACGTGATCATCTTCTGCGGCGTGCACTTCATGGCCGAGACGGCGGCCATCCTCTCGCCGGCCAAGACGGTGCTCCTGCCCGACCTGGCCGCGGGGTGCTCCCTGGCCGCCACGATCGACGCCGGGGAACTACGCGCCTGGAAGGACGAGCATCCGGAAGCGGTCGTGGTGGCATATGTAAATACTACTGCCGCCGTGAAGGCGGAGAGCGACTACTGCTGCACGTCGGGGAACGCGGTGGACGTGGTGAATGCGATCCCCGCCGACCGCGAGATCCTGTTTCTGCCCGACATGTTCCTGGGCGCCCACGTGCGGCGCATGACGGGCCGCGACAACATCCACGTGTGGATGGGCGAATGCCACGTGCACGCGGCCATCGACCCCGAGCACCTGGCGCTCCAGCGGGCCGCGCACCCGCACGCCGAGTTCCTGATCCATCCGGAGTGCGGCTGTTCGACGTCGGTGCTCGAAGCGCTATCGGCGGGCGACGTGGACGCCGACGGCGTGGAGATTCTCTCCACCGAGGGGATGATCCGCCGTCCCGCGCACTCGAGCGCCGACGAATTCATCGTCGCCACCGAAGTGGGCATCCTCCACCGGTTGCGCCGCGAATATCCCGGCAAGACGTTCTTCGCCGCCAACGAGCGGGCCTCGTGCGCGTACATGAAGGTGACCACGCTGCCCAAGGTGCTGCGCGCGCTGCAGCGCAACGAGCACCACATCACGGTCCCACCCGACATCGCGCGCCGCGCGCGCCGCGCCATCGAGCGCATGGTCTCGATCGGCGGCACGAGCGCCCTTGCCCCGGTGGGCGATCCCGGGGAGTAG
- a CDS encoding L-aspartate oxidase, with protein MEERIRTRFVVVGSGVAGLLTAWRASRHGDVVLLTKRSLFDSATAYAQGGIAAALGAGDSPSLHRRDTLAAGAALCDAAAVQVLVEEGPERVRELQTAGAEFDIGPEGRLVLGREAAHSAYRIVHAHGDQTGAEVARTLIQRVRETKRVRVIEHARVLDCIVSRGAVLGLRASVRGHATEIVADATVLAAGGCGQVYRYTTNPVVATGDGFAIAHRAGARLADMEFVQFHPTALDTPENPLQLISEAVRGEGATLVNDRGVRFMKTKHPLAELAPRDVVARAIFREQRAGRRVLLDARKLGRSFGQRFPGILAICLARGIDPRKDRIPVTPAAHYMMGGIVTDLYGQSSLRRLFACGEVSRTGVHGANRLASNSLLEGLVFAERVARRLETIPKLAHLPRHTSWTVPVLHDRGAAQVSADLVRMIMWQYAGIVRTAAGLRSAQVALRDLESRLPDGATEEENLVQTARLIVDAALQRRESRGGHYRSDFPRTRGAWRGRHIEV; from the coding sequence ATGGAGGAGCGCATCCGGACGCGGTTCGTGGTCGTGGGTAGCGGCGTCGCCGGCCTGCTCACCGCCTGGCGCGCGTCGCGGCACGGCGACGTGGTGCTGCTCACCAAGCGCTCGCTGTTCGACAGCGCCACGGCGTATGCGCAGGGCGGCATCGCGGCCGCGCTCGGGGCCGGGGATTCGCCGAGCCTCCACCGGCGCGATACGCTGGCCGCCGGCGCCGCCCTCTGCGACGCGGCGGCCGTCCAGGTGCTGGTCGAGGAAGGCCCGGAGCGGGTGCGCGAATTGCAGACCGCCGGCGCCGAATTCGACATCGGGCCCGAAGGGCGGCTCGTGCTGGGGCGCGAGGCCGCGCACTCCGCGTACCGCATCGTGCATGCGCACGGCGACCAGACCGGCGCCGAGGTGGCGCGCACCCTCATCCAACGGGTGCGCGAGACCAAGCGGGTGCGCGTGATCGAGCATGCGCGGGTGCTCGATTGCATCGTGTCCCGCGGCGCCGTGCTCGGGCTCCGGGCGAGCGTGCGCGGGCACGCCACGGAGATCGTGGCCGATGCCACCGTGCTCGCCGCCGGCGGCTGCGGGCAGGTGTATCGCTACACCACGAATCCCGTGGTCGCCACCGGCGACGGCTTCGCCATCGCCCATCGCGCCGGCGCCAGACTGGCCGACATGGAGTTCGTGCAGTTCCATCCGACGGCGCTCGATACGCCGGAGAATCCGCTGCAACTCATCTCCGAGGCGGTGCGCGGCGAGGGGGCCACCCTCGTCAACGACCGCGGCGTGCGATTCATGAAGACCAAGCACCCGCTGGCCGAACTCGCGCCGCGCGACGTCGTGGCCCGCGCGATCTTCCGCGAGCAGCGCGCCGGCCGTCGGGTGCTGCTGGATGCGCGGAAGCTCGGGCGATCGTTCGGCCAGCGATTCCCGGGGATCCTCGCCATCTGTCTCGCCCGCGGCATCGACCCGCGCAAGGACCGCATCCCGGTGACGCCGGCGGCGCACTACATGATGGGCGGCATCGTCACCGATCTGTACGGACAGTCGAGTCTGCGGCGGTTGTTCGCGTGCGGCGAGGTGTCGCGCACCGGCGTGCACGGCGCCAACCGGCTGGCGTCCAACTCCCTGCTCGAAGGGCTGGTGTTCGCCGAGCGGGTGGCGCGGCGGCTGGAGACGATCCCCAAACTCGCGCACCTGCCGCGCCACACGTCGTGGACGGTGCCCGTGCTGCATGATCGGGGCGCCGCGCAGGTGTCGGCCGATCTCGTGCGGATGATCATGTGGCAGTACGCCGGCATCGTGCGCACGGCCGCGGGGCTCCGGAGCGCGCAGGTGGCGCTGCGCGACCTCGAGTCGCGGTTGCCGGACGGGGCCACGGAGGAGGAGAACCTCGTCCAGACGGCGCGCCTCATCGTCGATGCGGCGCTGCAGCGACGCGAGTCGCGCGGTGGGCACTACCGGAGCGACTTCCCGCGCACCCGCGGCGCGTGGCGGGGACGGCACATCGAAGTCTAA
- a CDS encoding BMP family ABC transporter substrate-binding protein: MRKLLILVGVLLAAHVALLFVHPAGAASPTIDPHAVNIGIVFDVGGRGDKSFNDAAYVGAERAEKELGVDVRFIEPGDGSDREAGLRILAAEGMKLVIGIGFIFTDDLTQLAREYPNTDFAGVDFSVATDSAGNPIQPPPNLAALKFREEEGSFLVGALAAMVGHSKKLGFVGGMNSPLIQKFQAGYAAGVHYVCPDCQVIAQYAGVTPDAFRNPGKGKELALSQYQSGVNVIFHASGSTGLGVFEAARQTDKLAIGVDADQYSEAPGHVLTSMVKGVDAAVFDVIKRVKDGTFKGGIYTFGLAQNGVRYVYDEHNKALIPDSVHTRLEQIRADIIAGKIKVPTTP, from the coding sequence ATGCGCAAGCTGCTCATCCTCGTGGGCGTGCTCCTCGCCGCTCACGTGGCGTTGCTGTTCGTGCACCCCGCCGGCGCCGCCTCGCCCACGATCGACCCCCATGCCGTGAACATCGGCATCGTGTTCGACGTCGGCGGTCGCGGCGACAAATCGTTCAACGACGCCGCCTACGTGGGCGCCGAGCGCGCCGAGAAGGAGCTGGGCGTGGACGTGCGGTTCATCGAGCCCGGCGACGGTTCCGATCGCGAAGCCGGATTGCGCATCCTCGCCGCCGAAGGGATGAAGCTCGTGATCGGTATCGGGTTCATCTTCACCGACGATCTCACGCAGCTCGCCAGGGAATACCCCAACACCGACTTCGCCGGCGTGGACTTCTCGGTCGCCACCGACAGTGCGGGCAATCCCATCCAGCCGCCGCCCAATCTGGCGGCGCTCAAGTTTCGCGAAGAGGAAGGATCGTTCCTCGTCGGCGCGCTGGCGGCGATGGTCGGCCATTCGAAGAAGCTCGGGTTCGTGGGCGGCATGAACTCGCCGCTCATCCAGAAATTCCAGGCGGGCTACGCGGCGGGCGTCCACTACGTGTGCCCCGACTGCCAGGTCATCGCGCAGTACGCCGGCGTCACGCCCGACGCCTTCCGCAATCCGGGCAAGGGCAAGGAGCTGGCGCTCTCCCAGTACCAGAGCGGCGTGAACGTCATCTTCCACGCCTCGGGCTCCACGGGGCTGGGCGTGTTCGAGGCCGCGCGGCAGACCGACAAGCTGGCGATCGGCGTGGACGCCGATCAATACTCCGAAGCGCCGGGCCACGTGCTCACGTCCATGGTCAAGGGCGTGGACGCCGCGGTATTCGACGTGATCAAGCGCGTGAAGGACGGCACGTTCAAGGGCGGGATCTACACGTTCGGCCTCGCCCAGAACGGCGTGCGCTACGTCTACGACGAGCACAACAAGGCGCTCATCCCCGATAGCGTCCACACGCGCCTCGAACAGATCAGGGCCGACATCATCGCCGGCAAGATCAAGGTGCCGACCACGCCATGA